One part of the Synechococcus sp. UW179A genome encodes these proteins:
- the xisR gene encoding excisionase family protein: MSENKWLLTGPMADELGISVRTIHHYRTSDQTPWQEGRHYKRRTPADKSPWIWDRELTLKAWEEARKSVGGVA, encoded by the coding sequence ATGTCTGAAAACAAATGGCTCCTGACAGGGCCAATGGCGGATGAGCTCGGAATTTCTGTCCGAACCATTCACCACTACCGAACTTCTGACCAGACCCCCTGGCAGGAGGGACGGCACTACAAACGCCGCACACCGGCGGACAAATCACCTTGGATCTGGGACCGGGAGCTAACGCTCAAGGCCTGGGAAGAAGCACGCAAATCCGTTGGAGGTGTGGCATGA